One stretch of Chryseobacterium indologenes DNA includes these proteins:
- a CDS encoding glycoside hydrolase family 43 protein yields the protein MKKSKYLFPEDYMADPSVHVFEDKIYIYPSHDRESGIEENDNGDHFDMNDYHVFSMDDVDGGEIKDHGVVLSVKDIPWAGRQLWDCDVAFKDGKYYMYFPLKDQNDIFRIGVAVSDKPFGPFIPEKHPMMGSYSIDPCIFEDNGKYYMYFGGIWGGQLQRYRDNKALESAVIPENDELAIHSKVALLSDDMLEFAEAPKDVVIIDENGKPLLHGDKHRFFEASWMHQYNGKYYFSYSTGDTHLICYATGDNPYGPFTFQGEILTPVVGWTTHHSIVEFKGKWYLFFHDSVPSGGKTWLRSMKVVELEYDQEGKIKTIDGLEDQS from the coding sequence ATGAAAAAATCAAAATATTTATTCCCGGAAGACTATATGGCAGACCCTTCCGTTCACGTTTTTGAAGATAAAATCTATATCTATCCTTCTCATGACCGCGAAAGTGGAATTGAAGAAAACGATAACGGAGACCATTTTGACATGAATGATTATCATGTCTTCTCAATGGATGATGTGGACGGTGGAGAAATTAAAGACCATGGCGTAGTCCTTTCGGTAAAAGATATTCCATGGGCGGGAAGACAGTTGTGGGATTGCGATGTTGCCTTCAAAGACGGCAAATATTATATGTACTTTCCCCTAAAGGATCAGAATGACATTTTCAGGATCGGTGTTGCAGTGAGTGATAAACCTTTCGGGCCTTTCATTCCTGAAAAACATCCGATGATGGGAAGCTACAGTATTGATCCCTGCATTTTTGAAGATAACGGAAAATATTATATGTATTTCGGAGGGATCTGGGGCGGACAATTGCAGCGTTATAGAGATAATAAAGCGCTTGAATCTGCTGTAATTCCAGAAAATGATGAACTCGCAATCCACTCAAAAGTAGCTTTGCTGAGCGATGATATGCTTGAATTTGCTGAAGCGCCTAAAGACGTTGTCATCATTGATGAAAACGGAAAACCTCTGCTTCATGGTGACAAACACCGTTTTTTTGAAGCGTCATGGATGCATCAGTATAATGGTAAGTACTATTTTTCATATTCTACAGGAGACACCCACCTGATTTGCTATGCAACCGGGGATAATCCTTACGGACCGTTTACTTTTCAGGGTGAAATTCTTACTCCGGTGGTAGGTTGGACAACCCATCACAGCATTGTGGAGTTTAAAGGAAAATGGTATCTGTTTTTCCATGATTCTGTTCCGAGTGGCGGTAAAACATGGCTGAGAAGTATGAAGGTTGTTGAACTGGAATACGATCAGGAAGGCAAAATCAAGACGATTGATGGTTTGGAAGACCAGTCATAG
- a CDS encoding endo-1,4-beta-xylanase, which produces MKRILIGLAALTASGLSAQKSDGTLKKAFQDKFYIGTAMSLPQIDGTDKKAVAIIRNQFSSIVAENCMKSMFLQPQEGKFFFDDADKFVDFGMKNKMFIIGHTLIWHSQLPKWFFSDINGKDVSPEVLKQRMKSHITTVVSRYKGKVKGWDVVNEAILEDGTYRKSKFYEILGEDFIPLAFQYAQEADPNAELYYNDYNEWYPEKVKTVIAMVEKLKSRGIRIDGVGMQSHVGMDNPSMDEYEKAIVDYSNAGVKINITELEISALPSPWGSSANVSDTVAYQKEVNPYIKGLPKEVEAKWEKRYLDFFGLFLQHKDKIRRVTLWGVTDKQSWKNDFPVKGRTDYPLLFDRKDQEKLVVQKIIKLAEKN; this is translated from the coding sequence ATGAAACGTATTTTAATTGGTTTGGCGGCTCTCACCGCTTCCGGGCTGTCGGCGCAGAAATCCGATGGTACTTTAAAAAAAGCATTTCAGGATAAATTCTATATCGGAACTGCCATGAGTCTTCCCCAGATTGACGGGACAGATAAAAAAGCGGTAGCCATTATCAGAAATCAGTTCAGTTCTATTGTTGCTGAAAACTGTATGAAATCTATGTTCCTGCAGCCTCAGGAAGGAAAGTTCTTCTTTGATGATGCCGATAAATTTGTTGATTTCGGGATGAAAAACAAGATGTTCATCATCGGACATACGTTAATATGGCATTCCCAGCTTCCAAAATGGTTTTTTTCAGATATAAATGGGAAAGATGTTTCTCCGGAAGTATTGAAACAGCGTATGAAAAGCCATATTACAACGGTGGTTTCACGCTACAAAGGAAAAGTAAAAGGGTGGGATGTGGTGAATGAAGCCATTCTTGAAGACGGAACCTACAGAAAAAGTAAATTTTACGAAATCCTGGGTGAAGATTTTATTCCTTTGGCATTTCAGTATGCGCAGGAAGCTGATCCCAATGCAGAATTATATTATAACGATTATAATGAATGGTATCCTGAAAAGGTAAAAACAGTCATTGCAATGGTTGAGAAACTTAAATCAAGAGGAATCCGTATTGATGGAGTAGGAATGCAGTCCCACGTCGGAATGGATAACCCTTCTATGGATGAGTATGAAAAAGCAATTGTAGATTATTCCAACGCTGGAGTTAAGATCAATATTACAGAACTTGAAATTAGTGCGCTGCCTTCTCCATGGGGAAGCTCTGCCAATGTTTCGGATACTGTTGCTTATCAGAAAGAAGTAAATCCTTACATCAAAGGACTTCCCAAAGAAGTAGAAGCGAAATGGGAAAAACGTTATCTTGATTTCTTTGGTTTGTTCTTACAACATAAAGATAAAATAAGAAGAGTAACCTTATGGGGCGTTACCGATAAACAATCCTGGAAAAACGATTTTCCGGTGAAAGGAAGAACAGATTACCCGTTGCTGTTTGACAGGAAAGACCAGGAGAAACTTGTAGTACAAAAAATAATAAAGCTGGCAGAGAAAAATTAA